In the genome of Magnolia sinica isolate HGM2019 chromosome 2, MsV1, whole genome shotgun sequence, one region contains:
- the LOC131236734 gene encoding putative 12-oxophytodienoate reductase 11 isoform X2: MALGTSKEAAPSRRDRIVLAPLTRQRSYGNVPQPHAILYYSQRTTKGGLLIAEATGISDTAQGYAETPGIWTKEQVEAWKPIVDAVHEKGGIFFCQLWHVGRVSNYGFQPNGQPPISSTDKPLTPKVRASGVDIAKFSPPRRLRTDEIPQVIHDFRVAARNAIEAGFDGVEIHGAHGYLIDQFMKDQVNDRTDEYGGSLENRCRFALEVVEAIVDEIGADRVGIRLSPFAHFMESGDSNPEALGLFMTESLNKYGILYCHMVEPRMITPGEKHKTPHSLLPMRKTFKGTFIAVGGYDRDEGNKAIASGYVDLVAYGRLFLANPDLPKRFELNAPLNEYDTNTFYTPDPVVGYTDYPFLESMA; the protein is encoded by the exons AATAGTTTTGGCACCATTGACAAGGCAAAGATCTTATGGAAATGTCCCTCAACCACATGCCATCTTGTATTACTCTCAAAGAACCACCAAAGGGGGCCTTTTAATAGCTGAAGCCACTGGTATATCTGACACAGCTCAAGG GTATGCTGAGACACCTGGAATTTGGACAAAAGAGCAGGTGGAAGCCTGGAAACCTATTGTGGATGCTGTTCATGAGAAGGGTGGTATTTTCTTTTGCCAACTTTGGCATGTGGGGAGGGTTTCTAATTACG GATTTCAGCCCAATGGACAACCTCCCATCTCCTCTACTGACAAGCCACTGACGCCTAAGGTTCGTGCCAGTGGTGTCGACATTGCAAAGTTCTCACCTCCGCGGCGGTTAAGGACAGATGAAATTCCACAAGTCATCCACGATTTTAGAGTTGCTGCTAGGAATGCCATAGAGGCAG GTTTTGATGGAGTTGAGATACACGGGGCGCATGGCTACCTAATTGATCAGTTCATGAAAGACCAAGTTAATGACAGAACTGACGAGTATGGCGGAAGCTTAGAGAACCGTTGCCGCTTCGCTCTAGAAGTAGTTGAGGCCATTGTTGATGAGATCGGAGCTGATAGAGTTGGCATCAGGCTCTCTCCCTTTGCCCATTTTATGGAGTCGGGGGACTCAAACCCAGAAGCCCTCGGCCTTTTCATGACTGAATCACTAAACAAGTACGGAATCCTCTATTGCCACATGGTCGAGCCGAGGATGATCACACCTGGTGAGAAGCACAAAACTCCCCACAGTCTCCTACCCATGAGAAAGACTTTCAAGGGGACTTTCATCGCAGTTGGAGGCTATGATAGAGACGAGGGGAACAAAGCTATTGCTAGCGGTTATGTAGACCTAGTTGCTTATGGCCGCTTGTTCTTGGCTAACCCTGATCTGCCTAAGAGATTTGAGCTTAATGCCCCTCTTAACGAGTATGATACAAACACTTTCTATACGCCGGATCCGGTTGTGGGGTATACCGACTACCCTTTTCTTGAATCTATGGCATAG
- the LOC131236734 gene encoding putative 12-oxophytodienoate reductase 11 isoform X3, with amino-acid sequence MGKFLISHAIVLAPLTRQRSYGNVPQPHAILYYSQRTTKGGLLIAEATGISDTAQGYAETPGIWTKEQVEAWKPIVDAVHEKGGIFFCQLWHVGRVSNYGFQPNGQPPISSTDKPLTPKVRASGVDIAKFSPPRRLRTDEIPQVIHDFRVAARNAIEAGFDGVEIHGAHGYLIDQFMKDQVNDRTDEYGGSLENRCRFALEVVEAIVDEIGADRVGIRLSPFAHFMESGDSNPEALGLFMTESLNKYGILYCHMVEPRMITPGEKHKTPHSLLPMRKTFKGTFIAVGGYDRDEGNKAIASGYVDLVAYGRLFLANPDLPKRFELNAPLNEYDTNTFYTPDPVVGYTDYPFLESMA; translated from the exons AATAGTTTTGGCACCATTGACAAGGCAAAGATCTTATGGAAATGTCCCTCAACCACATGCCATCTTGTATTACTCTCAAAGAACCACCAAAGGGGGCCTTTTAATAGCTGAAGCCACTGGTATATCTGACACAGCTCAAGG GTATGCTGAGACACCTGGAATTTGGACAAAAGAGCAGGTGGAAGCCTGGAAACCTATTGTGGATGCTGTTCATGAGAAGGGTGGTATTTTCTTTTGCCAACTTTGGCATGTGGGGAGGGTTTCTAATTACG GATTTCAGCCCAATGGACAACCTCCCATCTCCTCTACTGACAAGCCACTGACGCCTAAGGTTCGTGCCAGTGGTGTCGACATTGCAAAGTTCTCACCTCCGCGGCGGTTAAGGACAGATGAAATTCCACAAGTCATCCACGATTTTAGAGTTGCTGCTAGGAATGCCATAGAGGCAG GTTTTGATGGAGTTGAGATACACGGGGCGCATGGCTACCTAATTGATCAGTTCATGAAAGACCAAGTTAATGACAGAACTGACGAGTATGGCGGAAGCTTAGAGAACCGTTGCCGCTTCGCTCTAGAAGTAGTTGAGGCCATTGTTGATGAGATCGGAGCTGATAGAGTTGGCATCAGGCTCTCTCCCTTTGCCCATTTTATGGAGTCGGGGGACTCAAACCCAGAAGCCCTCGGCCTTTTCATGACTGAATCACTAAACAAGTACGGAATCCTCTATTGCCACATGGTCGAGCCGAGGATGATCACACCTGGTGAGAAGCACAAAACTCCCCACAGTCTCCTACCCATGAGAAAGACTTTCAAGGGGACTTTCATCGCAGTTGGAGGCTATGATAGAGACGAGGGGAACAAAGCTATTGCTAGCGGTTATGTAGACCTAGTTGCTTATGGCCGCTTGTTCTTGGCTAACCCTGATCTGCCTAAGAGATTTGAGCTTAATGCCCCTCTTAACGAGTATGATACAAACACTTTCTATACGCCGGATCCGGTTGTGGGGTATACCGACTACCCTTTTCTTGAATCTATGGCATAG
- the LOC131236734 gene encoding putative 12-oxophytodienoate reductase 11 isoform X1: MAEIPLLTPYKMGKFHLSHRIVLAPLTRQRSYGNVPQPHAILYYSQRTTKGGLLIAEATGISDTAQGYAETPGIWTKEQVEAWKPIVDAVHEKGGIFFCQLWHVGRVSNYGFQPNGQPPISSTDKPLTPKVRASGVDIAKFSPPRRLRTDEIPQVIHDFRVAARNAIEAGFDGVEIHGAHGYLIDQFMKDQVNDRTDEYGGSLENRCRFALEVVEAIVDEIGADRVGIRLSPFAHFMESGDSNPEALGLFMTESLNKYGILYCHMVEPRMITPGEKHKTPHSLLPMRKTFKGTFIAVGGYDRDEGNKAIASGYVDLVAYGRLFLANPDLPKRFELNAPLNEYDTNTFYTPDPVVGYTDYPFLESMA, translated from the exons ATGGCTGAAATCCCTCTACTAACTCCATACAAGATGGGGAAATTCCATCTTTCTCACAG AATAGTTTTGGCACCATTGACAAGGCAAAGATCTTATGGAAATGTCCCTCAACCACATGCCATCTTGTATTACTCTCAAAGAACCACCAAAGGGGGCCTTTTAATAGCTGAAGCCACTGGTATATCTGACACAGCTCAAGG GTATGCTGAGACACCTGGAATTTGGACAAAAGAGCAGGTGGAAGCCTGGAAACCTATTGTGGATGCTGTTCATGAGAAGGGTGGTATTTTCTTTTGCCAACTTTGGCATGTGGGGAGGGTTTCTAATTACG GATTTCAGCCCAATGGACAACCTCCCATCTCCTCTACTGACAAGCCACTGACGCCTAAGGTTCGTGCCAGTGGTGTCGACATTGCAAAGTTCTCACCTCCGCGGCGGTTAAGGACAGATGAAATTCCACAAGTCATCCACGATTTTAGAGTTGCTGCTAGGAATGCCATAGAGGCAG GTTTTGATGGAGTTGAGATACACGGGGCGCATGGCTACCTAATTGATCAGTTCATGAAAGACCAAGTTAATGACAGAACTGACGAGTATGGCGGAAGCTTAGAGAACCGTTGCCGCTTCGCTCTAGAAGTAGTTGAGGCCATTGTTGATGAGATCGGAGCTGATAGAGTTGGCATCAGGCTCTCTCCCTTTGCCCATTTTATGGAGTCGGGGGACTCAAACCCAGAAGCCCTCGGCCTTTTCATGACTGAATCACTAAACAAGTACGGAATCCTCTATTGCCACATGGTCGAGCCGAGGATGATCACACCTGGTGAGAAGCACAAAACTCCCCACAGTCTCCTACCCATGAGAAAGACTTTCAAGGGGACTTTCATCGCAGTTGGAGGCTATGATAGAGACGAGGGGAACAAAGCTATTGCTAGCGGTTATGTAGACCTAGTTGCTTATGGCCGCTTGTTCTTGGCTAACCCTGATCTGCCTAAGAGATTTGAGCTTAATGCCCCTCTTAACGAGTATGATACAAACACTTTCTATACGCCGGATCCGGTTGTGGGGTATACCGACTACCCTTTTCTTGAATCTATGGCATAG